A genomic region of Brevibacillus sp. JNUCC-41 contains the following coding sequences:
- a CDS encoding putative hydro-lyase yields the protein MIDLSQATPAELRSMIRNNELIKPTAGMANGYAQANLAILKKEHAFDFLLFCQRNPKSCPLLDVTEIGSPIPAFAAKSGDIRTDIPKYRVYKYGELVEEVTDISNYWEDDMVGFLIGCSFTFEHALLNNDISIRHIEEGCNVPMYKTNIPCIEAGIFHGKMVASMRPIPQKDVVRAAQVTSRFPAVHGAPIHIGDPEAIGVSSIQHPDFGDPVTIRDGEVPVFWACGVTPQSIAMETKPEIMITHAPGHMFITDIRDEKLGVL from the coding sequence ATGATCGATCTTTCCCAAGCTACCCCGGCTGAGTTGCGTTCCATGATTCGAAACAATGAATTGATTAAACCGACTGCCGGCATGGCAAACGGTTATGCACAAGCGAACTTAGCCATCTTAAAAAAAGAGCATGCTTTTGATTTTTTATTATTCTGTCAGCGCAACCCTAAATCCTGTCCATTGCTGGACGTTACGGAAATTGGTTCACCCATTCCCGCATTTGCAGCAAAGTCTGGGGATATACGCACCGATATACCTAAATATAGGGTATATAAATATGGAGAATTAGTGGAAGAAGTAACGGATATCTCAAACTACTGGGAAGACGATATGGTTGGATTTTTGATCGGGTGCAGCTTTACATTCGAACACGCCCTTTTGAATAATGATATATCGATACGCCATATTGAAGAGGGATGCAATGTGCCTATGTATAAAACCAATATTCCATGCATTGAAGCAGGGATCTTTCATGGGAAAATGGTAGCTAGCATGCGGCCGATTCCACAAAAGGATGTGGTGAGGGCAGCTCAAGTGACATCGCGGTTTCCAGCAGTTCATGGGGCTCCAATCCATATTGGTGACCCTGAAGCGATCGGTGTTTCCAGCATTCAGCATCCCGATTTTGGAGATCCGGTCACGATTCGTGATGGGGAAGTCCCGGTTTTTTGGGCATGTGGTGTAACGCCGCAATCCATTGCTATGGAGACCAAACCGGAGATCATGATCACGCATGCACCTGGACATATGTTCATAACGGACATTCGTGATGAAAAATTAGGAGTTTTATAA
- the pxpB gene encoding 5-oxoprolinase subunit PxpB gives MPEKLLNITACTLSPLGDSAIVITFGIEMEYSIHKKIKLLMDLLEEEPFAGFIECVPAFTNLTVFYDPLVVYKDQKQSKNTEISPYEVVRSILERKLKCLKETKKLSHRTVSIPVCYGKEYGPDLEYVARYNDLTTDEVIHIHSTGEYLAYMIGFAPGFPFLGGMSEEIATPRRSSPRMTIPAGAVGIAGMQTGVYPISTPGGWQLIGQTPSKLFLPNVNPPSLLRAGDIVKFHPISDQEYKEMILKEGLQ, from the coding sequence ATGCCGGAAAAGCTATTGAATATAACTGCATGTACACTTTCTCCATTGGGCGATTCCGCAATCGTGATTACATTCGGGATTGAAATGGAATACAGCATACACAAAAAAATAAAATTGTTAATGGATTTACTTGAAGAGGAACCTTTTGCAGGATTTATAGAATGTGTACCGGCTTTTACTAATTTGACGGTGTTTTATGACCCACTTGTTGTTTATAAGGATCAAAAACAAAGCAAGAATACGGAAATATCTCCTTATGAAGTGGTCCGTTCCATCCTGGAAAGGAAATTAAAGTGTTTAAAAGAAACTAAGAAACTCTCACATCGAACAGTTTCCATTCCCGTGTGCTATGGGAAGGAATATGGACCGGATTTGGAATATGTTGCCCGTTATAATGATTTGACTACTGATGAAGTCATTCACATTCATTCAACCGGGGAGTATTTGGCCTATATGATCGGGTTCGCACCTGGTTTCCCGTTTCTTGGCGGAATGTCGGAAGAAATCGCGACACCTAGGCGTTCCTCTCCCCGAATGACCATTCCGGCAGGGGCAGTAGGAATCGCCGGTATGCAAACGGGTGTATATCCTATATCAACACCTGGTGGATGGCAATTGATCGGACAGACGCCATCCAAACTATTTTTACCAAATGTAAATCCTCCAAGTCTATTACGAGCAGGAGACATTGTGAAGTTCCATCCGATTTCGGATCAAGAATATAAAGAAATGATCCTTAAGGAGGGATTACAGTGA
- a CDS encoding biotin-dependent carboxyltransferase family protein, with product MSLRIIKPGLLTSIQDLGRKGFQQHGVIVSGAMDGHSLRIANMLVGNEEGEAALEITLMGPTIKIEKNCLISITGGNLSPTIDNHSVPMWKPILVKKGSILRFEGCKSGCRAHLSVSGGFAIPEVMESKSTYLRAGIGGYMGRALKADDVLEFNEPSKIIGDRAFKGSFSFPMWFVNEKEFMPRGKPLIRFIDGSQYESFTDSCKDSFVAGAFKVSNQSDRMGYRLSGPTLELKDNGELLSEAVTNGSVQVPPDGNPIILLADSQTTGGYPKIAQVITADLPIIAQVKPGESIQFSRVNLKEAEKLLLQKERQLKELQASISLALNKWLDI from the coding sequence GTGAGCCTGCGTATAATCAAACCGGGATTATTGACTAGTATACAGGATCTTGGAAGAAAAGGATTTCAGCAACATGGGGTGATTGTAAGCGGGGCAATGGATGGACATTCTTTACGAATTGCCAATATGTTGGTTGGAAATGAAGAAGGAGAAGCGGCATTGGAAATTACTTTAATGGGTCCGACCATTAAAATCGAGAAGAATTGCCTGATTTCGATAACGGGTGGAAATTTATCACCTACAATCGATAATCACTCTGTACCGATGTGGAAGCCTATTCTAGTGAAAAAAGGATCGATTCTTCGCTTTGAAGGGTGTAAATCAGGTTGCAGGGCGCACTTATCAGTGTCGGGTGGCTTCGCCATTCCTGAAGTTATGGAGAGTAAAAGCACCTATCTAAGGGCTGGGATTGGCGGCTATATGGGGAGGGCATTAAAGGCTGACGATGTCTTGGAGTTTAATGAACCTTCGAAAATTATTGGTGATCGGGCGTTCAAAGGTTCATTTTCCTTCCCAATGTGGTTTGTCAATGAGAAGGAGTTCATGCCAAGAGGAAAACCTCTCATCCGTTTCATCGATGGAAGCCAATATGAAAGCTTCACAGATTCATGTAAAGATAGTTTTGTTGCGGGGGCATTTAAAGTTTCCAATCAATCCGACCGCATGGGATATAGATTATCAGGACCGACACTGGAATTAAAGGATAATGGGGAATTATTATCTGAAGCGGTCACAAATGGGTCCGTTCAGGTTCCTCCTGATGGAAACCCGATCATTCTCCTTGCGGATAGCCAAACAACTGGTGGATATCCTAAGATAGCACAGGTGATCACGGCAGATTTACCAATTATCGCGCAGGTCAAACCAGGTGAATCCATTCAGTTCTCACGGGTGAACTTAAAGGAGGCTGAAAAGCTTTTGCTGCAAAAAGAACGGCAATTGAAGGAATTGCAAGCTTCGATTTCCTTAGCCCTGAACAAGTGGCTGGATATATAA
- a CDS encoding ATP-binding protein, translating to MTIREIEEEVRVEIEDKGKGFDIEKVTRGVGLFSMEERARASGGNLILHSGEGKGTKVILKMPL from the coding sequence GTGACAATCCGGGAAATAGAAGAAGAAGTTCGTGTGGAAATAGAAGATAAAGGAAAGGGCTTTGATATAGAAAAAGTTACCCGCGGAGTCGGCTTATTCAGTATGGAGGAGAGAGCCAGAGCTTCCGGCGGAAACCTTATTCTTCATTCTGGTGAAGGAAAAGGGACAAAAGTAATATTGAAAATGCCTTTATAG
- a CDS encoding IclR family transcriptional regulator, whose amino-acid sequence MQAHNKTVVKSMQILTLFINHPKLTFNEMMELSNLPKTSLHRMVGSLEEMGFLTKDDDGHYSLGLIFLQFGQLVGERLDIRSIAYPIMKDLRDDVEEAVNLIVRDKDEAMYIEKVDTLHPVRLYTSIGRRSPLYAGDSRIILAYLPEEERDNYLGSVQLKPIAIGTITDKTKLRHALDEARVDGYTITSSELEDYTKAVSAPILNGKGQIVAGISVAGIEARFQEDRLPELIDKVTKAAKAISVKLGSQTH is encoded by the coding sequence ATGCAGGCACATAACAAGACCGTCGTGAAATCCATGCAAATCCTAACCCTTTTCATAAATCATCCGAAACTGACTTTTAATGAAATGATGGAACTTTCCAATTTGCCGAAAACGTCGTTACATCGTATGGTGGGATCATTGGAGGAAATGGGGTTTTTAACAAAGGACGATGATGGCCATTATTCACTTGGACTGATATTCCTGCAGTTTGGCCAACTGGTAGGAGAACGTTTGGATATCAGGTCTATCGCCTATCCCATCATGAAAGACCTTCGGGATGATGTTGAAGAAGCAGTGAATTTAATTGTGAGGGATAAGGATGAAGCGATGTATATTGAAAAGGTGGACACCCTGCATCCTGTTCGCCTTTATACCTCCATTGGTAGACGTTCGCCATTGTACGCTGGCGATTCTCGAATCATCCTAGCGTATTTGCCGGAAGAAGAGCGGGACAATTATTTGGGAAGCGTTCAATTAAAACCAATCGCCATTGGAACGATAACGGATAAAACTAAACTCCGTCATGCTTTGGATGAAGCGAGAGTGGATGGTTACACGATAACTTCATCAGAACTTGAGGATTATACAAAAGCGGTGAGTGCACCGATACTCAATGGTAAAGGTCAAATAGTAGCCGGTATTAGTGTGGCTGGGATTGAAGCAAGATTTCAGGAAGATCGCTTGCCTGAATTGATTGATAAAGTAACGAAAGCCGCCAAGGCCATTTCCGTGAAACTGGGTTCTCAAACACATTAA
- a CDS encoding NAD(P)H-dependent amine dehydrogenase family protein, with amino-acid sequence MTMQFSEFAVFGLGPIGIEILRSAYQTNPQSIIGVVDIDPEKAGKDIGLLINEKETNKFVVSHIQEVNTEADHPIALHATGSNAQHVWPQIKELLDHGFSVVSTCEQLSFPWHRYPQLSKEIDDYAKAKGLSVIGTGINPGYIMDTMAISFTTVLTTVNQIKVNRKVDVSKRRLPLQKKVGIGMTREEFEFLAERDKIGHVGLEESVRLIAYGLNWELSSVVNTIEPTIASENMTVPLTTIKPGDVNGLHQISTGKTLDGKEISLDLTMSAGIKQEDEIVIDGNESQRLIVPNGIFGDTATAAMIINTAKQMDALRKPGLLTMADIGVPRNINQSDFVHI; translated from the coding sequence ATGACAATGCAATTTTCTGAATTCGCAGTATTCGGTCTGGGTCCCATCGGTATTGAAATTCTACGCAGTGCTTATCAAACGAATCCTCAATCGATTATCGGTGTTGTCGATATTGACCCCGAAAAGGCAGGAAAGGATATTGGCTTACTAATCAATGAAAAGGAAACGAACAAGTTTGTAGTTTCCCATATACAAGAAGTAAATACGGAAGCTGACCACCCTATCGCATTACATGCAACCGGTTCCAACGCACAACATGTTTGGCCCCAGATCAAGGAGCTTCTAGATCACGGCTTTTCAGTGGTTTCCACCTGTGAACAGCTTTCTTTCCCTTGGCATCGCTACCCTCAACTTTCAAAGGAAATAGATGATTATGCTAAAGCAAAAGGGCTTAGTGTCATTGGGACCGGAATCAATCCAGGTTACATCATGGATACTATGGCCATTTCTTTTACAACAGTATTGACCACAGTTAACCAAATCAAGGTCAATCGTAAAGTTGATGTTTCGAAAAGGCGCCTCCCCTTACAAAAAAAGGTCGGAATCGGGATGACCAGAGAAGAATTTGAATTTTTAGCTGAACGGGATAAAATTGGGCATGTAGGTCTTGAGGAGTCTGTTAGGTTAATCGCTTATGGGCTGAATTGGGAACTTTCAAGTGTTGTCAATACCATTGAACCAACGATTGCAAGCGAAAATATGACCGTTCCGCTAACTACTATAAAACCTGGGGATGTTAATGGGCTTCATCAAATCTCCACGGGCAAGACCCTGGACGGAAAGGAAATTTCCTTGGATTTAACGATGTCTGCAGGTATTAAACAAGAAGATGAGATCGTTATTGATGGGAACGAATCCCAAAGGCTGATTGTTCCCAATGGAATTTTTGGAGATACCGCAACCGCTGCGATGATTATCAATACCGCTAAACAAATGGATGCCCTCCGTAAACCTGGTTTACTTACAATGGCTGACATCGGGGTGCCGAGAAATATAAATCAATCTGACTTTGTGCATATTTAA
- a CDS encoding MFS transporter — protein MLQGQKRWLYIAIPIFFFWFFGQIDKVGISVIQTDPGFLSDLGLIGLDKNAKIGLISFIFMISYSCSNIFWGVIIDKLGARKTAVLGLLVWTATMVMGGLSTSYEMFLISRVILGIGEGMMIPISGKFISNWFNKRELGRAQSFWITGNYLGPAVGTVMLILIISTFHWQAAFFALAAFNLFINIPMFLFLTRNTPEEHPRMSEEEVSYIRQKDEADAVQSKQFFAKDYRYWIVWFGNLMSSFLFFGISIWLPTYLVEAKGFEREAMTGITSLSWLFALGFVLAGGFLADKTKRPSLLATILFILTAIFLTIAVIAPNPIFAGVSMGLAMGTQGGMFHLTNFFIIKFSTPETAGRAAGLMGFTNIMGGFSSYIMGWSRDMSGGDFGPSIAMLIVAATLGFVAYLFMIKQEVAEYHLSNTTGNKLAL, from the coding sequence ATGTTACAAGGACAAAAAAGATGGCTGTACATTGCGATTCCTATTTTTTTCTTCTGGTTTTTCGGCCAGATTGATAAAGTAGGTATCTCTGTTATCCAAACAGATCCGGGATTCTTAAGTGATCTTGGTTTAATTGGCCTGGATAAAAATGCGAAAATTGGCTTGATCTCCTTTATATTCATGATTTCATACTCCTGTTCCAACATTTTTTGGGGAGTTATTATCGACAAGTTAGGGGCAAGGAAAACAGCCGTTTTGGGTTTACTGGTATGGACAGCGACAATGGTCATGGGAGGGCTGTCCACTTCATACGAAATGTTTTTGATTAGTAGGGTCATCCTCGGAATTGGGGAAGGTATGATGATCCCGATATCGGGTAAATTCATCTCGAATTGGTTTAATAAACGAGAGCTAGGAAGGGCACAGTCATTCTGGATTACAGGTAACTACCTTGGCCCGGCAGTGGGTACTGTTATGCTCATTCTAATTATTTCAACGTTTCATTGGCAGGCCGCGTTCTTTGCTCTCGCCGCCTTTAACTTGTTTATAAATATTCCCATGTTCCTGTTTTTGACTCGTAATACGCCAGAAGAACATCCACGCATGAGTGAGGAAGAAGTCTCCTATATTCGCCAAAAAGACGAAGCGGATGCTGTTCAGTCGAAGCAATTCTTTGCAAAGGATTATCGTTATTGGATTGTTTGGTTCGGCAATTTGATGTCGTCCTTTCTTTTCTTTGGAATCAGTATTTGGCTGCCTACATATCTCGTTGAGGCAAAAGGCTTTGAAAGGGAAGCAATGACTGGCATTACTTCATTATCGTGGCTTTTCGCGCTCGGATTTGTCCTGGCTGGAGGATTTCTGGCTGACAAAACGAAGCGCCCGAGTTTGCTTGCGACGATTCTGTTCATACTGACAGCTATATTTTTGACGATCGCTGTCATTGCACCAAATCCTATTTTTGCCGGCGTTTCAATGGGGCTCGCAATGGGAACTCAGGGGGGAATGTTCCATCTAACCAATTTCTTCATCATCAAGTTTTCAACGCCTGAAACAGCGGGTCGCGCAGCCGGTTTAATGGGGTTCACAAATATTATGGGTGGATTTTCAAGCTATATTATGGGGTGGAGCCGCGATATGTCCGGAGGTGATTTTGGTCCATCCATTGCTATGCTGATCGTAGCAGCCACTCTAGGGTTTGTGGCGTACTTGTTTATGATTAAACAAGAAGTTGCCGAATATCACCTAAGTAATACGACAGGAAACAAATTAGCTTTATAG
- a CDS encoding SDR family NAD(P)-dependent oxidoreductase, translating into MGMALKDKVVLITGGASGIGEAVTRRFIQEGAKVSIIGRSIDKLAKMKEEFGENILTYQGDVSKYEDNEQAVQATVEQFGKLDVFVANAGVFDGFAKFADVTPEALFEAYDFLLNINVKGSFFGAKAALEELKKTNGNIIFTVSGASFYPDGGGVWYTASKHAQIGLMRQLAFELSPSIRVNAVAPGGTLTALTVIPPLRPFVKIVDNDTKASSIKKRNILQLAQMPEDHVAAYVLLASDESRAITGEIISSDGGLSVRGLG; encoded by the coding sequence ATGGGCATGGCCTTAAAAGATAAAGTCGTATTGATTACAGGGGGAGCTTCTGGAATAGGGGAAGCTGTCACACGCCGTTTTATACAAGAAGGAGCAAAAGTGAGCATTATCGGCCGCTCTATAGACAAGTTAGCGAAAATGAAAGAAGAATTTGGTGAAAATATCCTTACTTATCAGGGAGATGTAAGCAAATACGAAGACAATGAGCAAGCGGTCCAAGCTACTGTTGAGCAATTCGGAAAGTTAGATGTTTTCGTTGCGAATGCCGGCGTGTTCGATGGATTTGCCAAATTTGCCGATGTGACTCCTGAGGCGCTTTTCGAAGCGTATGATTTCCTTCTCAACATTAACGTAAAAGGCTCTTTTTTCGGGGCTAAAGCCGCACTTGAAGAACTGAAAAAAACAAATGGCAATATTATTTTTACCGTATCCGGTGCAAGTTTTTATCCAGATGGCGGCGGTGTTTGGTACACAGCGAGCAAACACGCCCAAATTGGATTGATGCGCCAGCTTGCGTTCGAACTATCTCCTTCCATCCGGGTAAATGCGGTAGCCCCAGGGGGGACATTGACAGCACTCACGGTGATTCCACCGCTGCGCCCATTTGTGAAAATCGTCGATAATGATACGAAAGCAAGCAGCATTAAAAAACGGAATATTCTTCAACTTGCCCAGATGCCGGAAGATCACGTTGCGGCGTATGTACTGTTAGCTTCTGACGAATCACGCGCGATAACCGGTGAAATCATTTCCAGCGACGGCGGATTGTCAGTGCGAGGACTTGGCTAA
- a CDS encoding alpha/beta fold hydrolase, which translates to MPYVKVEDLSIHYEIEGTGEPLVLLHGMSNNSQSWKEQIQELNEHYTVIAWDAPGYGKSSDPAEEFRSFKEFARILNGLMDQLKLGKIHLLGHSMGAAIAIEYCCLYPDKINKLILADSTRGAAALTPEENETKLKNRLFSIENQSTEEIAEKRIHALLSPHASEKVHTRVKEIMTQIRPAGYRSVAYSLYHLNQMKSLFHIDVPVLVICGELDTVTPIKESEAIHEELINSRLVIIPEGGHLCYQENPEKFNSSILEFLNDIE; encoded by the coding sequence ATGCCATACGTAAAAGTAGAAGATTTAAGCATTCATTATGAAATAGAGGGCACTGGGGAACCTTTAGTATTATTACATGGTATGAGCAATAATTCACAGTCTTGGAAGGAACAGATCCAGGAATTAAATGAGCATTATACAGTAATTGCCTGGGATGCCCCGGGTTATGGGAAAAGTTCAGATCCAGCAGAAGAATTTAGAAGTTTTAAAGAGTTTGCGCGTATTCTGAACGGCTTGATGGATCAGCTAAAGTTGGGAAAAATCCACCTGCTCGGCCATTCAATGGGAGCGGCAATTGCGATAGAGTACTGTTGCCTGTACCCAGATAAGATTAATAAACTAATATTAGCCGATTCGACAAGAGGGGCTGCTGCTCTAACTCCGGAAGAGAATGAGACAAAATTGAAAAATCGATTATTTTCAATTGAAAACCAATCTACTGAGGAGATAGCGGAAAAGAGGATACATGCACTGCTATCCCCCCATGCTTCAGAAAAAGTACATACACGAGTAAAAGAGATTATGACACAGATAAGACCAGCAGGATATCGTTCGGTAGCATATTCACTTTATCATCTAAATCAAATGAAATCGTTATTTCATATAGATGTTCCTGTTCTTGTAATTTGCGGTGAGTTGGATACTGTAACTCCTATTAAGGAGTCGGAAGCAATTCATGAAGAGTTAATAAACTCCCGGCTAGTGATAATTCCAGAGGGCGGTCACCTGTGCTACCAGGAAAATCCTGAAAAGTTTAATTCAAGCATTTTGGAATTTTTGAACGATATTGAGTAA
- a CDS encoding ferredoxin, which translates to MANFTIVDKETCIACGACGASAPDIYDYDEEGIAYVILDNNGGAVIIPEELEEDMIDASEGCPTDSIKVAQVSFDGNPNKFE; encoded by the coding sequence ATGGCTAATTTTACAATCGTGGATAAAGAAACTTGTATTGCCTGCGGAGCTTGTGGTGCTTCAGCTCCGGATATTTATGATTACGATGAAGAAGGTATTGCGTATGTTATATTGGATAATAATGGCGGGGCAGTGATTATACCTGAAGAACTCGAGGAAGATATGATAGATGCTTCAGAAGGATGTCCAACCGATTCTATAAAAGTGGCTCAAGTATCCTTTGATGGTAATCCTAATAAATTTGAATAA
- a CDS encoding NAD(P)/FAD-dependent oxidoreductase: MTEDKKVYDITIIGGGPVGLFTAFYGGMRQAKVKILESLPQLGGQLSALYPEKFIYDIAGFPKVRAQELIENLKEQMKVFEPTICLEEAVEQMEKQEDGTFKITTNLDTHFSKSVIITAGNGAFQPRKLELDDSTQFENKNLHYFVNDMNRFKGRKVAILGGGDSAVDWALMLEPIAKKVTLIHRRDKFRAHEHSVEKLVNSSVEVKTPYIPSELVGADQITQIVLEHTKTQQKEVVDVDDLIINYGFVSSLGAIKEWGLNINKNAIIVNSKQETNISGIYAAGDICTYDGKVKLIASGFGEGPTAVNNAKAYIDPMAKVQPLHSTSLFG; encoded by the coding sequence TTGACAGAAGATAAGAAAGTCTATGACATAACAATTATTGGCGGCGGCCCAGTTGGTTTGTTTACGGCGTTCTATGGCGGAATGAGGCAAGCAAAGGTGAAAATCCTTGAAAGTCTTCCTCAATTGGGAGGACAGCTTTCGGCTCTTTATCCCGAAAAATTCATTTATGATATAGCTGGATTTCCAAAAGTAAGGGCGCAGGAATTGATAGAGAATTTAAAAGAACAAATGAAAGTATTCGAACCAACCATTTGTCTTGAAGAAGCAGTTGAACAGATGGAAAAGCAAGAAGACGGAACATTTAAGATCACCACAAACCTCGATACTCATTTTTCTAAATCAGTAATCATTACTGCTGGAAATGGAGCCTTTCAACCCCGTAAACTGGAATTGGACGATTCAACACAGTTCGAAAATAAGAATTTGCATTATTTCGTGAATGATATGAACCGATTTAAAGGAAGAAAAGTGGCGATTCTAGGCGGTGGGGATTCTGCTGTTGATTGGGCCCTTATGTTAGAACCGATTGCAAAAAAGGTAACATTGATTCACAGAAGAGATAAATTCCGTGCCCATGAACATAGTGTAGAAAAATTAGTGAATTCCTCCGTTGAGGTCAAAACACCTTATATTCCCTCCGAGCTGGTTGGAGCAGATCAAATTACTCAAATTGTTTTAGAGCATACAAAGACTCAACAAAAAGAAGTGGTTGACGTAGATGATTTAATTATTAATTACGGCTTTGTCTCTTCTCTTGGAGCGATTAAAGAGTGGGGTCTAAACATCAATAAAAATGCAATTATCGTAAATTCCAAACAAGAAACGAACATTTCAGGCATTTACGCGGCCGGGGATATTTGTACGTATGATGGAAAGGTTAAATTAATTGCTTCCGGATTTGGTGAAGGTCCTACGGCAGTTAATAATGCCAAAGCGTATATTGACCCCATGGCGAAAGTTCAGCCATTGCATAGTACTTCCTTATTTGGTTGA
- the iadA gene encoding beta-aspartyl-peptidase produces the protein MLTLIKNGEIYSPNYLGRKDVLITNDKIAFIDDRIEIPNNFAPIHIIDATNLLVVPGFIDSHVHIIGGGGEGGFKTRTPELMLTDITTSGITTLVGLLGTDGTTRRMESLLAKARALEEEGISCFIHTGSYQVPVKTLTGKIEDDLIFIDKIIGVGEIAISDHRSSEPTFEELAKIAAAARNGGILSGKAGILEVHVGDGDGELSLLHAIADKTNIPIRQLHPTHINRNEELFKAGIDYAKRGGYVDFTTSTIPQFLDDGEVKCSIALRMMLEEGIPVEHITFSSDGQASLPFFNTHGEYAGLQVGKVSSLYQEVRDSVLEEGIPLETALKVITTNPAQVLKLSNKGNIQTGMDADIVLLQKENLAISTVMARGQVMVEKGIPLIKGTFE, from the coding sequence TTGCTTACTTTAATCAAAAATGGCGAGATATACTCACCCAATTACTTAGGACGGAAAGACGTTTTGATCACAAATGATAAAATTGCATTCATCGATGACAGAATCGAAATTCCTAACAACTTTGCTCCTATTCATATCATTGATGCGACCAACCTTCTAGTTGTTCCAGGTTTCATAGATTCACATGTTCATATTATTGGCGGAGGCGGTGAGGGCGGATTCAAAACCCGCACCCCCGAGCTGATGCTTACGGATATTACGACTTCCGGCATTACAACCCTGGTCGGCTTGCTCGGTACGGACGGAACTACGCGTAGAATGGAAAGCCTGCTTGCCAAGGCCCGGGCTCTTGAAGAAGAGGGTATTTCCTGCTTCATTCATACAGGTTCCTACCAAGTGCCAGTAAAAACATTGACAGGAAAAATCGAAGATGACCTTATTTTCATCGACAAAATCATCGGTGTCGGGGAGATTGCCATCTCGGACCATAGATCATCAGAACCCACTTTTGAAGAATTGGCCAAAATCGCCGCAGCGGCACGCAACGGCGGTATTCTGTCAGGAAAAGCAGGTATTTTAGAAGTTCATGTAGGAGATGGAGATGGCGAGCTCTCGTTGTTACATGCTATTGCTGATAAAACCAACATTCCGATTCGGCAGCTCCACCCGACACATATCAACCGAAATGAAGAATTATTCAAGGCGGGAATTGATTACGCTAAGCGCGGCGGGTACGTAGACTTTACAACAAGCACCATTCCTCAGTTTCTGGATGATGGCGAAGTGAAGTGCAGCATTGCCTTGCGAATGATGCTTGAAGAAGGGATACCAGTCGAACACATTACCTTCTCTTCTGACGGACAGGCCAGCCTCCCGTTTTTCAACACCCATGGAGAGTATGCGGGCCTTCAAGTGGGAAAAGTATCTTCGCTATATCAGGAAGTGCGTGATTCTGTTTTAGAAGAAGGAATTCCCCTTGAAACGGCACTGAAGGTCATCACCACTAATCCCGCACAAGTGCTGAAACTATCAAACAAGGGCAATATCCAAACCGGGATGGATGCAGATATCGTACTATTGCAAAAGGAAAATTTGGCAATCAGCACGGTAATGGCAAGAGGACAAGTTATGGTAGAAAAAGGCATTCCTTTGATAAAGGGAACATTTGAATGA